A genomic region of Bacillota bacterium contains the following coding sequences:
- a CDS encoding RHS repeat-associated core domain-containing protein, with the protein METGILLLTHRYLDPATGRFLTRDPIGLEGGVNLYAYVGNGVVMKADPLGFATWCEVKPRLGIVYDHAFIRFDLIQCDGAASWGFWPGEGKSCPLFPAPGRWEYPDPRERDCKPVKQIPDIRFEKALCDCIKESKRRGRAYQFPCYACGTWVKDMWNCAKARVFPVPPKPSPVFPPNEILPGQCIRLPNGRIICG; encoded by the coding sequence GTGGAAACGGGTATACTGTTACTGACGCATCGTTACTTAGACCCTGCGACGGGCAGGTTCTTGACCCGAGACCCGATTGGGTTGGAGGGTGGGGTCAACTTGTATGCGTATGTGGGGAACGGGGTGGTGATGAAAGCGGATCCACTGGGCTTTGCCACGTGGTGTGAGGTCAAGCCACGTCTCGGTATCGTCTATGATCACGCGTTCATCCGGTTTGACCTGATCCAGTGTGATGGCGCTGCTAGCTGGGGATTCTGGCCAGGTGAAGGTAAATCCTGCCCACTGTTTCCCGCGCCCGGGCGTTGGGAATACCCTGATCCTCGTGAGCGAGATTGTAAGCCAGTGAAGCAGATACCCGATATACGCTTTGAGAAGGCTTTATGTGACTGTATCAAAGAAAGCAAAAGGAGAGGGCGCGCATATCAATTCCCGTGTTACGCTTGTGGCACATGGGTGAAAGACATGTGGAACTGCGCGAAAGCACGAGTGTTCCCTGTGCCTCCTAAACCCAGTCCCGTCTTTCCTCCTAATGAGATATTACCTGGTCAGTGTATACGACTGCCGAATGGACGAATAATTTGCGGATAG
- a CDS encoding dockerin type I repeat-containing protein: MRAWKALLVVTLLVAGACVSAQRKYDFLMSPADSDLNVRVSVQAFTSGTLVGNYDPNTNPTGTRTKPGIFSSFGPTENVPVPVEVNPFVEGNVASKPAGSFSMVLNPEAGTVVLMDLFSDLLHSGAVSLPASAEFATDGFRTRNPTSTYPAGRFTVPLGDVLVSALTVTQTGEPVAGVLTPLGGNRYAFAVGPMVVLFIRADLQGSVLETTSNPNPLPLVGEVQIDGDTATILSVNTIDWSDVDTPNQPIPQFAMDLPTVFPPGDVAHLLFDLTLNEVRTRVSGTYTIAASGVASYRTVSGVITLGDYAAPTGGMNIPVEARAHGEVTPVETHVVALNDAGQYQFQTALWGSFDLSAKGSHWLRQTVTGVSLEKDARVDFILTNGDIDGDNEVTLFDFGQLVAAFGSIPGDANWNPNADLDGDGEVTLFDFGILVRNFGAIGDE, encoded by the coding sequence ATGCGTGCATGGAAGGCACTTCTGGTGGTTACGCTGCTGGTCGCAGGTGCCTGCGTATCGGCACAGCGCAAGTACGACTTTCTCATGTCTCCTGCCGATTCCGACCTCAACGTCCGCGTATCGGTGCAGGCGTTTACCTCCGGTACGCTGGTGGGTAACTACGACCCCAACACGAACCCCACCGGCACGCGCACCAAGCCCGGCATCTTCAGCAGTTTTGGGCCCACGGAGAACGTGCCCGTGCCGGTGGAAGTCAACCCATTTGTGGAGGGGAACGTGGCATCGAAACCGGCAGGCTCCTTCAGCATGGTGTTGAACCCCGAAGCGGGCACGGTGGTGCTGATGGACCTCTTCTCCGACCTGCTTCATTCCGGCGCAGTCAGCCTGCCCGCCAGCGCGGAGTTCGCCACTGACGGCTTTCGCACCCGCAACCCCACCTCCACCTACCCCGCCGGGCGGTTCACGGTGCCGCTGGGTGACGTGCTGGTCTCCGCGCTGACTGTCACGCAAACGGGCGAACCTGTTGCAGGTGTGCTGACGCCGCTGGGGGGCAATCGTTACGCCTTCGCCGTCGGGCCGATGGTGGTGCTGTTCATCCGCGCTGACCTGCAAGGTTCCGTGCTGGAGACCACGTCCAACCCCAACCCGCTGCCCCTTGTGGGAGAGGTGCAAATCGACGGTGATACCGCGACGATCCTCTCGGTGAACACCATCGACTGGTCGGATGTGGACACTCCGAATCAGCCTATCCCGCAGTTCGCGATGGATTTACCGACCGTGTTTCCGCCGGGCGATGTCGCGCATCTGCTGTTTGACCTCACGCTGAACGAGGTGCGCACGCGCGTGAGCGGCACGTATACCATCGCCGCCAGCGGTGTGGCGAGCTACCGCACAGTGAGTGGGGTCATCACGCTGGGCGATTACGCCGCGCCGACAGGGGGGATGAACATCCCTGTCGAGGCACGCGCCCACGGCGAGGTGACGCCTGTGGAAACGCATGTCGTTGCGCTCAACGATGCGGGCCAATACCAGTTCCAGACGGCACTGTGGGGCAGCTTTGACCTCTCCGCAAAGGGTTCACACTGGCTGAGGCAAACGGTGACGGGCGTTTCGCTGGAAAAAGATGCCCGCGTAGACTTCATCTTGACAAACGGCGACATCGACGGGGATAATGAAGTGACGCTGTTCGATTTCGGGCAGCTGGTGGCGGCGTTTGGTAGTATTCCGGGCGATGCGAACTGGAATCCGAACGCTGACCTGGACGGCGACGGGGAGGTCACGCTGTTCGACTTTGGGATTCTGGTGCGCAACTTCGGCGCCATTGGGGATGAGTAG
- a CDS encoding antitoxin family protein, which produces MNLVLRARVDRGTLVPVQPVPLPEGEVVEIEIRMPNEPLTGDSWDALWKQFLARARSGLHIPDEALEREHLYNDDR; this is translated from the coding sequence ATGAATCTCGTACTGCGCGCTCGGGTCGATAGAGGGACGCTCGTGCCTGTGCAACCCGTTCCTCTGCCAGAGGGGGAGGTGGTGGAAATCGAGATTCGAATGCCCAATGAGCCTTTGACGGGCGACAGCTGGGATGCCCTTTGGAAGCAGTTTCTGGCGCGTGCTCGTTCAGGGCTGCACATCCCGGATGAGGCGTTGGAGCGAGAGCACCTGTATAACGACGATAGGTAG
- a CDS encoding PIN domain-containing protein codes for MRWLIDTNVLVRLRDQQSAHFSACVQAIAKVRAHGDVLCVCTQVAIEYFVVATRPVEVNGIGLSCEQAIQDVRDFRRLFLWLPEPPDIINAWEQTVVKYGITGKQAHDARLIALMLAHGVEGILTLNTVHFQRYLEVRAESPYQLINESEYHHDPS; via the coding sequence ATGCGCTGGCTCATTGATACGAACGTTTTGGTTCGCCTGCGCGACCAGCAGAGTGCGCACTTTTCCGCTTGCGTGCAGGCGATCGCGAAGGTACGTGCGCATGGCGATGTTCTGTGTGTATGTACACAAGTAGCTATCGAGTATTTTGTCGTAGCCACTCGTCCTGTGGAGGTCAATGGTATAGGGTTAAGCTGTGAGCAGGCTATTCAGGATGTGCGTGATTTTCGCAGGTTGTTCTTGTGGCTGCCAGAACCTCCGGATATTATTAACGCATGGGAGCAAACTGTGGTGAAGTATGGAATAACTGGTAAGCAAGCACATGACGCTCGCCTCATCGCTTTGATGTTAGCGCATGGTGTTGAGGGTATCCTGACTCTAAACACAGTCCATTTTCAGCGGTATCTCGAAGTGAGAGCAGAATCACCATACCAATTAATCAATGAGTCTGAATACCACCATGACCCGTCGTGA
- a CDS encoding amidase, translating to MEDEVLFLTVTEQAKLLKSRKVSSVELTQAYLQALRTQGAALRAVAEVTEEVALQQAQQADREMASGKYRGVLHGIPYGAKDLFATKGIPTRWGSPAHRDQVFGYDATVIERLQRAGAVLAAKLAMIELAGAGGYEFAHASVTGACLNPWDRTRWAGGSSSGSGAAVAVGAVAFALGTETWGSITVPAAFCGVTGLRSTYGRVSRYGAMALSWTMDKIGPMARSAEDCAHILQAIAGHDPRDPSSADMPFRYRFSTWRNHRFRIGLLPIDFAKNSAPDAQRCFEAVLEIFRKRKANLAEVKLPDLPYNEAAETIIVAEGSSAFENLIRSGKVNELADRSQVVGLLSGLALSAVDYLRAMRIRAEAMKAMAKVFETVDALMAPTLLQGAPPVDRSLNETWVNMGGNGGFANLTGLPSISVPMGFTASGLPLGLEIIGAPYEEAKIIALAQIFQQETDWHRRRPPA from the coding sequence ATGGAGGATGAGGTACTGTTTCTGACCGTCACGGAGCAGGCGAAACTGCTCAAGTCGCGCAAAGTCTCTTCGGTAGAGCTCACGCAGGCGTATCTGCAGGCTTTACGCACGCAGGGTGCAGCTTTGCGTGCGGTCGCGGAGGTCACCGAAGAGGTCGCTCTGCAACAGGCACAGCAGGCGGACAGAGAGATGGCCTCTGGAAAGTACCGGGGTGTCTTGCACGGTATTCCCTACGGTGCGAAGGACCTGTTCGCCACGAAGGGCATCCCCACCCGCTGGGGGTCGCCCGCTCACCGCGACCAGGTTTTCGGCTACGACGCTACGGTCATCGAGCGGCTGCAGCGGGCGGGCGCGGTGCTGGCTGCCAAACTGGCGATGATCGAGCTGGCGGGAGCGGGCGGTTACGAGTTCGCGCACGCCTCCGTAACCGGAGCCTGTCTGAACCCCTGGGATAGAACCCGCTGGGCAGGAGGCTCCTCCAGTGGCTCCGGTGCGGCAGTGGCAGTGGGGGCAGTCGCGTTCGCACTGGGTACGGAGACGTGGGGCTCCATTACGGTACCTGCCGCCTTCTGTGGAGTCACCGGACTGCGCTCTACCTATGGACGAGTGAGCCGCTACGGGGCGATGGCGCTGTCCTGGACAATGGACAAGATAGGGCCAATGGCTCGCAGCGCGGAAGATTGCGCCCATATCCTGCAGGCGATTGCCGGACACGACCCGCGCGATCCGTCGAGCGCGGACATGCCGTTCCGCTACCGCTTCTCCACATGGCGGAACCACCGCTTCCGTATCGGCTTATTGCCAATAGACTTTGCGAAAAACAGCGCGCCTGACGCCCAAAGGTGCTTTGAGGCAGTGCTGGAGATATTCAGGAAGCGTAAGGCGAACCTTGCCGAGGTGAAACTGCCTGACCTGCCTTACAACGAGGCGGCAGAAACCATCATCGTGGCGGAAGGCTCCTCCGCATTTGAGAACCTCATCCGCAGTGGCAAAGTGAACGAACTGGCGGACCGCTCACAGGTGGTGGGGTTACTATCCGGGCTTGCCCTTTCGGCGGTAGACTACCTGCGGGCGATGCGGATACGTGCCGAAGCGATGAAGGCAATGGCAAAGGTATTCGAAACGGTGGATGCGCTCATGGCGCCGACGCTCTTGCAGGGTGCGCCGCCGGTAGACCGCAGTCTCAACGAAACGTGGGTGAACATGGGGGGCAACGGCGGTTTCGCTAACCTGACGGGCTTGCCCTCTATCTCCGTGCCGATGGGGTTCACCGCCAGTGGATTGCCGCTGGGGCTGGAGATAATCGGTGCGCCTTACGAAGAGGCGAAAATCATTGCCCTCGCACAGATATTCCAGCAGGAGACCGACTGGCACCGACGCCGACCACCCGCTTAA
- a CDS encoding sugar phosphate isomerase/epimerase: MSRSIRLWLGINGAFITRRWEEPENWMRLTRECGYRVHSFCADVLDPFFSGDKEYQIETARAAREAAEKYGVFINDIYTGVATHRFHGLSHSDPRVRQRMKEWIIECADIANAMGVDAIGGHWDAFSVEVLSDPARHEEALRRQYSIFRDLSESLARKGIRALYQEQMYIPSESPWTLAEAERFLVEVNRERKGIPVYLTLDVGHCAGMHYGLSGADLDYTEWLRRFGTAAEVIHLQQTTPDASAHWPFTPEYNAKGHIEIPKVLDAIVESLRTRDEQPWAQWLPLPENIYLICEIIPGSTRREDVILDELKRNAEYLRQWIPEEGLEIRA; encoded by the coding sequence ATGAGCAGAAGCATAAGGCTATGGCTGGGCATCAATGGCGCATTTATCACGCGCCGCTGGGAAGAGCCTGAGAACTGGATGCGCCTGACCCGCGAATGCGGTTACCGGGTGCATTCGTTTTGTGCGGATGTGTTAGACCCCTTCTTCTCTGGAGACAAGGAGTATCAAATAGAGACCGCCCGCGCCGCGCGCGAGGCGGCAGAAAAATACGGCGTGTTCATTAACGACATCTACACTGGTGTTGCCACGCACCGATTTCACGGGCTGAGCCACTCCGACCCGCGCGTGCGCCAGCGCATGAAAGAGTGGATTATTGAGTGCGCGGATATCGCCAACGCCATGGGGGTAGATGCCATCGGGGGGCACTGGGATGCCTTCTCGGTGGAGGTGCTTTCCGACCCCGCACGCCACGAGGAGGCACTGCGCCGCCAGTATTCTATCTTCCGCGACCTGTCCGAATCGCTGGCAAGGAAGGGCATCCGTGCGCTCTATCAGGAGCAGATGTACATCCCCAGCGAGTCTCCGTGGACGCTGGCGGAGGCGGAGCGGTTTCTGGTAGAGGTGAACCGCGAGCGCAAGGGCATCCCTGTTTACCTGACACTGGATGTGGGGCACTGCGCGGGAATGCATTACGGCTTGAGCGGCGCCGATTTAGACTATACCGAATGGCTGCGGCGTTTCGGCACGGCAGCGGAGGTCATTCACCTGCAGCAGACCACACCTGATGCCAGCGCGCACTGGCCGTTCACTCCCGAATACAACGCGAAAGGGCATATCGAGATACCGAAGGTGCTGGACGCCATTGTTGAGAGCCTGCGCACACGCGACGAACAGCCGTGGGCGCAGTGGCTGCCCTTGCCCGAGAACATCTATCTCATCTGCGAGATTATCCCTGGCTCCACGAGGCGCGAGGATGTGATACTGGACGAACTGAAGCGCAACGCCGAATACCTGCGACAGTGGATACCCGAAGAGGGGCTGGAAATCCGCGCTTAG
- a CDS encoding MGMT family protein, giving the protein MQEVYDLVRQIPAGRVMSYGQVGDWMVPPLSARIVGRVMYHAPDSVPWWRVVGKEGDLRIARRDPRMAALQRHLLQQEGVRFHEDGRVDMVACRWQPFEEEA; this is encoded by the coding sequence ATGCAAGAGGTGTATGACCTTGTGCGGCAGATTCCTGCTGGCAGGGTGATGTCGTACGGGCAGGTGGGCGACTGGATGGTACCACCCCTCTCCGCCCGCATCGTGGGGAGAGTGATGTATCATGCTCCAGACAGCGTTCCCTGGTGGCGCGTGGTGGGAAAAGAAGGCGATCTGCGAATTGCCCGGCGTGACCCGCGCATGGCGGCTCTGCAACGTCACCTGCTTCAGCAGGAAGGCGTGCGGTTCCATGAGGACGGACGGGTAGACATGGTAGCCTGTCGCTGGCAACCGTTTGAGGAGGAAGCATGA